The Peptostreptococcaceae bacterium genome includes a region encoding these proteins:
- a CDS encoding methylmalonyl-CoA mutase family protein: MFDRDKLDDIKNEAKSFEESTQKAIQKRPERKENFMSASGDEVGRLYSPADMGDIDFMDDIGFPGQYPYTRGVQPTMYRGRLWTMRMYAGFATAEESNKRYKMLLAQGGSGLSVAFDLPTQIGYDSDHSLSEGEVGKVGVAIDSLKDMEILFGGIPLDKVSTSMTINAPAAVLLAMYIAVAEKQGVSMDKLRGTIQNDILKEYIARGTYIFPTEPSMRLITNIFEYCSANVPQWNTISISGYHIREAGSTAAQEVGFTLADGIAYVEAAIAAGLDVDTFAPRLSFFFNAHNDLLEEVSKFRAARRLWARIMKERFHAKDPKSMMLKFHTQTAGSTLTAQQPDNNIVRVAIQTLAAVLGGTQSLHTNSRDEALALPTEDSVRIALRTQQIVAHESGVTNTIDPFAGSYFIESKTKDIEDQAYAYIKKIDELGGAPKAIDNGYIQQEIMDAAYRCQKDIESKNAVVVGMNEFMIEEEPPKGLLRVDMSVGEGQKKKLQELKAERDNEDVKIKLELLRKACECDDNVMPLILDAVKAYATLGEICLVMRDVFGEYQQSVRI, from the coding sequence ATGTTTGACAGGGATAAGCTTGATGACATTAAAAACGAGGCGAAGTCTTTTGAAGAATCAACTCAAAAGGCAATTCAGAAACGTCCCGAACGCAAAGAAAATTTCATGTCTGCTTCAGGCGATGAAGTAGGGAGGCTGTATTCTCCGGCTGATATGGGAGACATCGATTTTATGGATGATATAGGTTTCCCTGGACAGTATCCGTATACTCGCGGCGTCCAGCCGACCATGTATAGAGGCCGTCTGTGGACGATGAGGATGTATGCCGGTTTCGCAACGGCAGAAGAATCCAATAAAAGATATAAGATGTTGCTGGCTCAGGGAGGAAGCGGCCTTTCAGTTGCTTTTGACCTTCCGACTCAAATAGGATATGACTCCGACCATTCACTCTCCGAAGGAGAGGTTGGAAAAGTAGGGGTTGCAATAGACTCGTTAAAGGACATGGAAATATTGTTCGGCGGAATACCGCTCGACAAGGTTAGCACATCCATGACCATCAACGCGCCCGCAGCGGTTCTGTTGGCAATGTATATAGCCGTTGCAGAGAAGCAAGGCGTTTCAATGGACAAGCTGAGGGGCACCATCCAGAATGATATCCTAAAGGAGTATATTGCAAGAGGTACATATATATTCCCCACAGAACCATCCATGAGGCTTATAACAAACATATTCGAATACTGTTCTGCGAATGTTCCCCAGTGGAACACAATAAGTATTTCGGGATACCACATAAGAGAAGCCGGATCAACAGCGGCGCAGGAAGTTGGATTTACATTGGCGGACGGGATTGCATATGTTGAGGCTGCCATTGCGGCGGGTCTTGATGTGGATACGTTTGCTCCGAGGCTTTCGTTCTTCTTTAATGCACATAATGATTTGCTTGAGGAGGTTTCCAAATTCAGAGCTGCTAGGAGGCTTTGGGCAAGGATAATGAAGGAAAGGTTCCATGCTAAGGATCCAAAATCAATGATGCTTAAATTCCACACGCAAACTGCAGGTTCTACGCTGACAGCTCAACAGCCTGACAACAACATTGTGCGTGTAGCGATTCAAACACTGGCCGCAGTTCTTGGAGGGACACAATCATTGCATACCAATTCGAGAGACGAAGCACTTGCGCTTCCGACCGAAGATTCTGTAAGGATAGCACTCAGAACCCAACAGATAGTGGCCCATGAAAGCGGCGTTACGAATACGATTGACCCGTTCGCAGGATCATATTTCATAGAGAGTAAAACAAAGGACATTGAAGATCAGGCCTATGCCTATATCAAAAAAATCGACGAGCTTGGGGGAGCACCCAAAGCAATCGACAATGGATATATTCAACAGGAAATAATGGATGCTGCATATAGATGCCAAAAGGATATCGAGTCAAAGAACGCAGTAGTGGTTGGCATGAACGAATTCATGATAGAAGAAGAACCACCCAAGGGCTTGCTTAGGGTTGACATGTCAGTAGGCGAAGGGCAAAAGAAAAAATTGCAGGAGCTTAAAGCCGAAAGAGATAATGAAGATGTTAAAATCAAGCTTGAGTTATTAAGAAAAGCATGTGAATGTGATGATAATGTAATGCCTTTAATATTGGATGCGGTAAAAGCCTATGCTACGCTTGGAGAGATTTGCTTGGTCATGAGAGATGTTTTTGGTGAATATCAACAGTCGGTTCGAATATAG
- a CDS encoding cobalamin B12-binding domain-containing protein has translation MERTIRVLVAKPGLDGHDRGAKVIARALRDAGMEVIYTGLRQTPQQIVNAAIQEDVDCVAVSILSGAHNTLLPKIVELLRAEDADDILVVGGGVIPGEDIPFLKEKGISEIFTPGTLTDTTIEYIRSNIKRR, from the coding sequence ATGGAAAGAACCATTAGAGTATTAGTGGCAAAACCCGGTCTTGACGGACATGACAGGGGAGCCAAAGTAATTGCAAGGGCTTTAAGAGATGCGGGAATGGAAGTTATCTATACAGGACTCAGACAAACACCTCAGCAAATAGTGAATGCAGCCATCCAAGAGGATGTGGATTGTGTAGCTGTAAGTATTTTGTCGGGAGCTCACAACACCTTGTTGCCTAAGATTGTTGAATTACTAAGAGCTGAGGATGCTGACGACATACTTGTTGTAGGCGGAGGTGTAATTCCGGGCGAGGACATACCTTTCCTAAAGGAAAAAGGCATTTCGGAAATATTCACCCCTGGAACACTTACAGACACAACCATTGAATATATAAGAAGCAACATAAAAAGAAGATAG
- the meaB gene encoding methylmalonyl Co-A mutase-associated GTPase MeaB has protein sequence MEIKKRLLKGDKRAAARLITMIENNEAEAIDILKDVYEHTGKAYVIGITGPPGAGKSTLTDKLVKHLRKQNKKIAIIAVDPTSPFTGGAILGDRVRMGDLNTDPGVFIRSMGARGRLGGLSEATRSAVKVLDVYGADYIFIETVGVGQSEIDIVKTCDTTLMVMVPGLGDDIQAIKAGIMEIGDVFTVNKADRDGAKRTITELKMMLDFNKGEWKPPVIPAVAINNEGIEEIIEGINNHMNHMKKTGGFKERRIANCKFEIIDLIQQRLMNTLLDNSKREERINELSGMVASREVDPYTAREMIFNEMK, from the coding sequence GTGGAAATAAAGAAGCGATTGTTAAAAGGAGACAAACGGGCGGCGGCAAGATTAATAACAATGATTGAGAATAATGAAGCCGAAGCCATTGATATTCTAAAGGATGTATATGAACATACCGGAAAAGCATATGTCATAGGAATTACGGGACCCCCGGGAGCGGGTAAAAGTACGCTTACTGATAAGCTGGTAAAGCATTTAAGAAAGCAGAACAAAAAAATCGCAATCATAGCAGTAGACCCGACTAGCCCGTTTACGGGAGGAGCAATCCTGGGAGACAGGGTTCGCATGGGAGACCTGAATACAGACCCCGGTGTTTTCATAAGAAGCATGGGTGCCAGGGGGCGTCTAGGCGGCTTGTCGGAAGCGACAAGGTCCGCGGTCAAGGTTTTGGATGTGTATGGAGCTGACTATATTTTCATCGAGACCGTGGGTGTAGGCCAATCCGAAATAGATATAGTTAAGACCTGTGATACGACTCTAATGGTAATGGTTCCGGGACTAGGTGACGATATACAGGCCATCAAGGCGGGAATTATGGAAATAGGCGATGTTTTTACAGTCAACAAGGCTGATAGGGATGGAGCAAAGAGAACAATCACAGAGCTTAAAATGATGCTTGATTTTAACAAAGGTGAATGGAAACCGCCTGTTATACCGGCAGTTGCGATAAACAATGAAGGTATTGAAGAGATTATTGAAGGTATAAATAATCACATGAATCATATGAAAAAAACCGGTGGATTCAAGGAAAGAAGAATTGCCAACTGCAAATTTGAAATAATTGATTTGATACAGCAGCGCTTGATGAATACTTTGCTTGACAACTCTAAAAGGGAAGAAAGGATAAATGAATTATCCGGAATGGTTGCATCGCGTGAGGTGGATCCATATACGGCTCGAGAAATGATATTTAATGAAATGAAATAA
- the mce gene encoding methylmalonyl-CoA epimerase: MMKALKIDHIGIAVKDLEKALEFYEALGMKAEGTEVVEEQKVRVAFLPTGDSEIELLESTSPDGPIAKHIEKKGEGIQHLALRVENIEEAIADLMEKGVRMIDEKPRYGAGGAKIAFVHPKSTNGILLELTER; this comes from the coding sequence ATGATGAAAGCTCTTAAAATCGATCACATTGGAATAGCTGTAAAAGATTTGGAAAAAGCTTTGGAATTCTATGAAGCCCTTGGAATGAAAGCTGAGGGAACAGAAGTTGTTGAAGAACAAAAGGTGAGGGTGGCATTTCTTCCTACGGGCGATTCGGAGATTGAGCTGCTTGAGTCGACATCGCCAGATGGGCCAATTGCAAAGCATATTGAGAAAAAAGGCGAGGGAATTCAGCATCTTGCACTGAGAGTCGAAAATATTGAAGAAGCGATTGCCGACCTTATGGAAAAAGGCGTTCGCATGATAGACGAAAAGCCGAGATATGGTGCCGGTGGCGCTAAAATAGCTTTTGTTCATCCTAAAAGCACAAATGGAATATTGCTTGAACTTACGGAAAGGTAA